From Anopheles maculipalpis chromosome X, idAnoMacuDA_375_x, whole genome shotgun sequence:
CGAGGTTTTCGGATCAAAGATCGTTTCGGAACGCAGGTACAATCTTTTGAAACGCATTCGAAAGCTGCTGTTTAAACCGGTGGGGGTTTCGCCGTTGACTATTTCGAACATCATCGATTTACATGACCACCATTTTTTCAAAGTTTAGGATAGccttatgtttttttaagaaaatcagCTTCATTAATCCTACGATATGAGAAGGCAAAGTATCCACAACATGAAGCATTATATGAAAACTATTTGATTCCGTAGAAATGATGGTGTTATTACATCGTAGTGATTTGGCTGGACCGTTAATTCCATACATTTTAAACACAATTGTTTTATCGATGATTGCATTTTTAGGCAAGTAATCAATATTTAATACGCAACAGGTGGCTTCTGTATCAAGGACAAGTTCATAATATTCACCGTTAACTGATTCTAATGGATTACTAGTTGCCAATTGCACTCGAGTTGTTGTATGATTTCGTCTATTGGAATTACTGTTAGATGATAAGTGACTACAGCGATTGTTGGAATAAGGTCTACCTCTATACGCTCCTCTGTTGTTATTATTGGTAAATCGTGATTGATTTTCACTTGAGAAATTGTTACCAAAACGTTGTGAATTGGATCCTCGGTAAGATTGATTATAAAATGATCTAGGATAATACGAGTGATGAGGGCGTCTGGTATATCGACGCATGTTCTGCGGATATGAACATCAAAATGTCATTTCTCTATCCTCTCCAGCTGATTTAACTGGTTCGCACTCCAAAGCATCAGATATGGCTTTATTTAGAGTAGAGGGGTTGCGAGCTTGAAGAAAGAATTTTGTATTGGCTTTGTTTAAACCTTGTATGAATGCACGAATCACTATAGGGTTTACTATATTATGCGCGGCAAATTCGGTTTCAAACGTTCCAGTAGACACGTGAACAGCAGCAAGTTTAGCGGCCATTTTCTCCAATTCTACTCCAAATTCAGAAATCGATTTGGCACCTTGTCTTAAAGGCaggatttctttttccacgGCTAATGGTGTTAGTTGCACACTAAAAAGTGTTCGTAGAAGAACGAAAGCTTGTTTAAGCGTCTCTGCTGTATCGATAACTCCATGGGCAATACTAACTAAAGTAGTTCTCACAAACTTGAGGATTTCCTTTTCATCTACTTCTTGTGCGAAGTCTTGCAACAATTCGATACTTTTAATGTATGCGTTTAGTAATGTGGTTGTACCATCAAACGGTTTAATCAACTTCAGAGCCAATGGCGTTTTTCGCACGAAGCCGTCACGTTAAGAATAGCACGAAGTCGTTTGATCATTCACGATTTATCAAAACTCACTTTATTCGTCCGTTATAACATATCACAGTTTGTCTTTGTATGTCGCACCGTACGCTGTTTACTCGTCGGAAGGTAAACTGATAAGAGGGCGTACGATCCGTTGATCGTACGCACGAAGCCTTTACGAATGATCGGAGAGAGGATCCACGCCGGAAACTCTCTCCCACGCGCTTACGCAATTGACGTATGGCAATAACGCACTTATCGCTCCAGAACGCATTCTAAGGCAGGGGTCGTCAGTGCGTTATGACGTTAAATTCAATAACCATTTCTCCCCCCTTTGGGACGCAGTCGTCCGTCCCAAACTTTGCGCGCGGGTGGAGGGTCGTCCTCGAGATCTGACATCGAGGGCTGCACGTAGCTTGCCTGAAGGTCGGTCGTCGGAGTTCGCCCGTAGATAGACCGTCGGCTCATCGAAGGCTGCATTGGATGCTGATCGATTTTTCCCGCCTCGTCAGTTGGAGGGGCCGATCTTTCAGCAGGCACCTCGTCGTCATCCTTCTGCATGCCATCTATCGGAAGTGGCGCCAACAGCCTCACGTTGCGCTTGTAGATACCGCCGCTCGTCCGAATGTCAGCAACGTGCACTATTCCGTCAGCTCCAATATATGCCTTCGTAATTATGCCAATTGGCCATCGTTCGACCGGGAGGTTGTCGTCACCCACCAGCACAATTTGCCCAACTTGTACGTTGGGAGTTCGTCTCGTCCATTTGGCGTAACATCGCAGCTGGGACAAGTAGTCGGTTTGCCAGCGAGACCAAAATTGTTGAGTCAATTTCTGCACTCGCTTCCATCTCGTCTTGACACCGTCCGTGTCGTCGTCTTGGATAGTAGCAGGAATCGAGAATGATGCCCGTGCGATCAAGGCTGGAGTGGATAGCTGTGAGTGGCCTAGAATTGAGAATAGCTGAAATTTGATAAAGCAGAGTTTGCAGCTCGATCAAGTTGAGCAAAGCGCCTCGGGCAGTGGATTTCAAAAGACGTTTGGCCACCTTGATGTTGGCCTCCCAAAGACCGCCGAAGATCGGACTCCGAGGTGGTATGAAGGAGAACCGTACTCCCTTCTCGGCAGCTAAGTCCATGAGTTCGTCCTGGAAGGCGCGATTGTTGTAAGCCTTACGTAGCAAACTCAATTCCCTGGACGCGCCTACGAAGTTGCGGCCGTTGTCCGAATATATCGTATATACGTAGAGACACGAAGCGAAGGAGTGCTGAGATGAAGGCAGACGTCGATAGATTCTCCACAAATTCCAGATGGATCGCCTTGGTGGCGAAGCAGACAAATAAGCACACGTAGACTGAAACCCGCCATTTTGACCTAGCGTGAGTGATGACGTCGAAAGGCCCACATAGATCTACCCCCGTGTGGGTGAAAGCAGGAGATACATTCACGCGAGCGGCAGACAATTGGCCCATTTGTTGCTGGTATTGCCTGGGCCGGGCACGCACGCATACGACGCATCGTGATATCACGTCGATAACCGTGCGCCGAAGGTCTCGCATCCAGAATCTTGTCCGAAATTCTGCCATGACCAATTCTGTTCCGGCGTGGAAGTTGTGTTCGTGGAAATATCGGATGATAGTACGAGCGAAAGGGTGAGATTTAGGCACTAGGATCGGCAATCTTGCGCTGTCAGCCATTTCTGCATTCCCCAATCGTCCCTGCACGTGTATGAGATTATCTCTGACGATCGGGTTAAGGTGTTGAAGAGGCCCCTTAGGGGTAACGTGTCCGGATTCGTGCATTTCTCGTACCTCGTTGGGGAAGGCCGTAGCTTGCATCACACGTAGTAATAACTGAAGTCCGACTTCCAGTTCGTCCAACAGTAGAGGCCCAGTATTTTTTTCCTCGGCGGAGGAAGTTGCACGAAGCTTCGCTGAATTGGCTCTAAAGTTGTGGACAGCTCTACCCAGCCATGCAAAGTGCCGTCTCGTCTTGGTGAAGGAATTGTGGTACTTATACTGCACCACCAAGTCGTCACATTCGGGTCCCACAACGGCCGTCATCACTTGAGGTGGGGCGATTTCCTCTAGCGTAGCAACGTCACCATCGTTGGGCAGCGGGAATGCATctgtaataataaaatccgGACCGTTCAACCAGAATTTCATATTTTCACTTCTCACCAATTTGCTAGCAGGAAGTCCTCTAGAAACGATGTCTGCTGCGTTGAGTTTTGTTGGCACATAATGCCAATCACACAAATTGGTCGCAGCTTGTATCTTAGCCACGCGGTTCCTCACAAAGACATCCCATTTCGCGTTATCGGAACGTATCCAAGTTAATGCGACCTGCGAGTCAGTCCACCATTTAGTGTGCTGAATCCGGGTGCCAAACACATCCTTTATTCTCACGTAGAGTTCTGTTAACAACAGGGCTGCTTGGAGTTCCAGTCGAGGGAAAGTCAGCTCCTTTAACGGTGCCACTCTTGATTTTGAACAGACAAGTCGTGATTGCTTGTGACAAGTCGTGATTGCTTGTGACAAGTCGTGATGCCATCCAGGTAGTGCACGTATATTGCGCACCCATACGCTTTTATTGAGGCATCGGAAAATCCATAGATGGTACAATTTTCAGCTTTACTTGGCAGCGCCATACTTGGGATGTGAACCTGACGTAGGACTGGCAACTGCGCAGTAAACTCGTTCCATTTGTTAACCACACGATGCGGTACAGTTTCGTCCCATGCAAGATTATCGCGCCACAAGTCTTGCATGAGGATCTTTGCAGAGACGATCACGGGCTGAAGGATACCAACTGGATCGTAGAGCTTGGCAATTCTTGCCACCAAGCATCGTTTGGTCAGGGAACTCACAGGCAAGTGAAAATCATTGTCGATGATCAACTGGAACGTATCCTTCGTAGGGCTCCAGGCTAGACCAAGCATCTTGATGGCCTGCCTATCCCCGATTTGCACAGTAGCGTCAAGGTGTTCCTCTGGTACATCGTGTATCACAGCAGGAACGTTGGAAGCCCATTTCCGCAGGGGCATTCCCCTATGCATGAGCACTCGTTCAACACCAGTTCTAAGCACACGTAGTTCATCCGATATCGCAGCACCCAAGGAAAGGTTATCCACGTAGAACGATCGCTGAATGGCGTCAGCGATTTCCGGGTTAGAAAACCGTATTTCTTCGCCGACCTCGAACAACGCCCTGCAGGCAAGATATGATGAGGAGGCCTCTCCGTACGTAACGGTACGCAGCCGATACATTTTAGCGGAATGGCTCGCATCCTCGCGCCACAATATGCACTGCATCCAGGTGTCCGATTCAGCCACCCAGACGGTACGTTTTTTCGGCCGGTACTGGAACCATGTGTCCTAGATCGAGATACTCGCGCATGAACTTGCGGTATTCCACGTAGGTGTCTTCATGCCGGGACAATTTCCGCTCAAGAGATAATAAACGTCGCTGCGCTTGCTCGATGGAATCTCCGAGCTGGTTAAGCTCCCCCCGTAGCGGAATCCGGACGATGTATCGACCATCATCGGCGATCCGCGTGTGCGTCTTAAAGTGCTCCTCGAGCTCACGGTCTAAAAGGCCCTTTTGGTTCGTAACATCAGGTGGTAGTTCCTCCACCTTCCAAAAGCGTTCGAGGCTTGACTTCAGGTCATCGATGCACGTAGCATTATGGCAACTCTGCTTATGGAAGCTAGCCTAAGCAGCATCACGTAGAAGTCCGCCAACAGTCCATCCGAATTTGGAGTCCTGTAGTGTGAGCCCATTGGCTAAGCGGTGAAGCCCTACACCAACCGAGTCAAAGCAGATTCCAGCGCCTAATATTGCATCAATTGGTCCTGGATGGTTGAAGTTTTCGTCAGCTAGTACCATTCCAAGGGGAAGGTTTAAGTCATCCTTCTTGATTGTGCGAGTGGGTTGCGCACTCAGTTCCGGTATCACGTAGAAATTGGTGCTCTAACGGTAGGATCCATTAATTGACATGACCTTAGCTCGTATTTGGTTCGATACAGGGAGGTTACCGCTTAATGCTAATGGCTTGGATTAGCATTAAGCGGGTTACCGCGGTTAATGGGTTACCGCTTGGATAATGGCTTGGATTTGGCAACCAGAGTCGAGTAGGCACCTCATCCTCATCCGTTGCCATTTCCCCGTGTTATCTTCTAGGAACACTACGACGGTTGCTAACAGTACATAGTTTCCAAACCCTGGAACGTCTCGGGGTGTTGCACTGTTAGCAGGAGGATAAACGGACCCGCACGGAGAGGGTACAGGTATGGAACGCCGAGCAGCGCGTGGCGGCGATACGGGCCGGACACGTGGATCGACCATTGCTGGAAGCACTACTCGAGCACTAAGCGATGGCGGCACGGAGCGGGAACGCAGGACACCACGCGGCGGCGATACGGGCCGAACGCGTGGATCGGCCATTGCTGGAAGCACTACGCGAGCACTAAGCGATGGCGGCACGGAGCAGGAACGAAGCACGGAGCGGGAACGAAGCACGGAACGGTGATTGGTGGCACGGTGGTGAGGCATTCACTTAATGTAAACGTCGTCCGCAGCGTGCAACAACGTATGATGTTTTTTGCTACACACTTGACACCGTTTTTCGCTTGGGCACTTTGACGCTGGATGCTGCCTCGATAGGCAATTCACACACTTGCGTTGATCCATCACGAAGTTGACCCTTTGACATGCCGATCGCACCCGTAGCTTCGGACAGAGTGTACCTACATGACCCGTCTTGTCGAAAGCGTAACACCGACGCGTGCCTGTGTACTTGTCGTTTACTGTTGCCGGTTGGGTGGCGTTAATCGGCCGAGATGAAGCGATTGCGTCCTGTTTGGCGAGAACGGGTTGAACCGTGGCGGATAGCGCCGTCCGCGCTGGTCTTGCAGGTGCGCTGTTAGTGTGGACACGCAccacttccttctttttcggcTCGTAGTAGAGTTGGTTGGAAAGCCTATCCAACTCCCCCCGTAGCTTCTTCCACGTGGGGATGCTCTGAGCGTCCAGTCGCCGAGTGATGCGTTCGGTAGTTCCCTCATCCAGCTTGCCCAGCACGATCGACACAAGGAGCCCATCCTCGACTGCCGTGGCTCTCTGGTCCGTCGTGCCCGCAATTTGTTTTGCCGATGCGATCGACGTCTCGATCACGTCGATGATACGCATCAGGCCGTTCTCTGATGCCGTGGCCATCTTTGGAATTTCGAGCAGTTGTCGAAAGTGCCCGAGGAATGCGACTCGCTTTTTATAAAAACGTTACTCGAGCTTCCGCCAAGCCTGCGGAAACAGCATTCCGGCGTTCTCAAACGCCTCGCAACTGTTTCCTGCAATATCGCACCGCTCGAAACACTTTAGGAGGAAGGCGTATTTATGGGAATCCTCGGTGAGACCAGCGATACGCTTTTCGAAGCGCCCCGCGAACGCCGGCCACTCCGATGGCGAGCCGTTAAACCTCGACAGCTCGATCCGAGGAAGATGGTCGGGTCTCGTTGCCGCTGTTGCGAGCATCACGTCGAGGGGAGGGACTGTCGAACCCTCGCAGCTTCACCAACGCACATTTGGCCTTCGCATAGGCCTCGGTGAATGTGCCGCGTCGAGGGTTCGGACCGGTCAGTGCCTCCAGTCGCAATAACTTAGCATTACCGTCTTGCCACAGCGAGTTAAAAATCGCTTCCTTAACACTAGCCATCGCTGGATCCAGCTTCCCGGAGCTGGCCTCCACAAATATTTCACGCACTGCTGTTTCCAGTGCCGTGAGCTGGCGGGACGCCTCAGTGGTGGCTTTTTCGTCTGTAGCCATTTTGCACGTAGCACTGTTTAAAGAATCCTCACTCGTCACAATCGTCACCTCGCGACACTGACACGTCACAATCACGTCGCAATCACGTCGGGGTCACCAATGTTTTTCGCACGAAGCCGTCACGTTAAGAATAGCACGAAGTCGTTTGATTATTCACGATTTATCAAATCTCGCTTTATTCGTCCGTTATAACATATCACAGTTTGTCTTTGTATGTCGCACCGTACGCTGTTTACTCGTCGGAAGGTAAACTGATAAGAGGGCGTACGATCCGTTGATCGTACGCACGAAGCCTTTACGAATGATCGGAGAGAGGATCCACGCCGGAAACTCTCTCCCACGCGCTTATCGCTCCCTTACGCAATTGACGTATGGCAATAACGCACTTATCGCTCCAGAACGCATTCTAAGGCAGGGGTCGTCAGTGCGTTTGGCGGACGGGTATTGAATGACGTTAAATTCAATAACCTGATGTCTTCAGATCGCGTGGTTTTGCGCAGCGCGATGGCGGGATATAGATGTCTTCGGATGGACACTGCGATGGCGGCTTGCGTTGTCTTCACGTGGCGACTTACGGCGTCTTTTTGCGGCATGCTTTTTGTAACGTCTGCTTTCCTCTCGATCAGTTTTTTAAGCCTGTCGTCTCACGATGCGTGCGATAGAACGGTGCACGAGTCGACCCACGATGTGTGCGATAGAACGGTGCATGCGTCGGCTCACGATGCGTGCGATGAAACGGTGTACGAGTCGGCTCACGATGCGTGCGATGGACGGTACGCTCGTGTAGCGCGTTCTGCAGTTAGGTggcgtgtgtgcgtggttgTATACGTGCGCATGGACTTCGATCGGGATGAGCGTCGCTCTGAGGGATATTCGTCTCTCTTCGTCCTCGTTTTTGTTGGCTGTTGCGTCGGACCTCTTTTGTTATCACTCGGGACTCCGTTCGGGACTAAGATTTTTCGTAACATCGTTGGTAACATGGtaaaaaacattgtttgaaGTGCTTCGGAAGATTTCGTTCAGGTTTAGTTCATCAATGAATTGCGGCACTTACACTTTCACTTCACCACGTTGCACTGATTATTGTGTTATACGTAAACGGCTACCGGCACACGGTACTTTATTAACCATCCAAGCGAACAGTTCCTGGCAGGATCGCCATGTTTTGTGGGTTTACGGGGTTCTATTATCCTCACTTAAGATTACAGGATGGTGTGCCGAACCGATCACGTCGATGTCGATGAAATGAGAGAGAGCTGTTACCACATTGCCACTACTTATAAAGCCTAACTGAGTGCCTCGCGCAGGCACTCCCCAGCTTCAGGTTTGCGTTACACTACACTAACCTAAACATGCAGATCCCATAACAAGGGGTGGCTGCCGGTTTGAGATGAACTTTTGCTGGCGGCCCTACTAGCTTCCCTGGTGCTTCATTAAAAGCGCTACTGAAACTGTCGAGGAGCGCAGCCAACCTTGCTTTCCGATCGGGACTAAAATTTTCCGTAACATCGTTGGTAACTTGGTAAACAACATTGTTTGAAGTACTTCGGAAGATTTCGTTCAGGTTTAGTTCATCAATGAATTGTGCGATCCATTCACGCCCAAGAAGTGAATCGGATTTTCCAGTTACTATGTGCAGGTTTACTCGCCGGGACGTGGTACCAATTGTAACATCTACTGGTACTCGCCCTAAGCAATCAATACGATGACCTGAGTAGCTTTTAAATCGTCTTTCGGTCGGTAGTATTGGAGCATTCAAATGTAATGAACGAAATGTATCTTCACTAACGATTCCGCATAGTGCACCTGTGTCTAGTTCCATTAGCAATGGCTTACTGTTGATATTCTGTCTGATCTGATGTctgattatttgtttattagatGCAACAGTGTTGGTAATGTTGTTAACTATCTCTACATGGTCAATATCATAGGAAGGAGTATTACGTTTAGGCCCATTGTTATTCGAAAACGATTCACCATGTTGTCTAGTGGAATGGTACACCTTTGAAATTTGACCCTTTTTACCACAATCGTTACACCTAGCATTTCGGAAATGAGACTGATCTCTGGACATCCATTACAAGGATTCAAGCGAGTAGTGTTGTGGTATTGATGAGAAGTGTAGTGTTGGAATAACGATGAAAAGGTTTTGCTTGACGGGCCTAGGGTTGCTTTGTGCGCGGTTTTTCAAAAGCCTAATCTGTGTGTCGTTTCAGTAATAGGCGGTGGAACTGTA
This genomic window contains:
- the LOC126564283 gene encoding uncharacterized protein LOC126564283 translates to MATDEDEVPTRLWLPNPSHYPSGNPLTASTNFYVIPELSAQPTRTIKKDDLNLPLGMVLADENFNHPGPIDAILGAGICFDSASFHKQSCHNATCIDDLKSSLERFWKVEELPPDVTNQKGLLDRELEEHFKTHTRIADDGRYIVRIPLRGELNQLGDSIEQAQRRLLSLERKLSRHEDTYVEYRKFMREYLDLGHMVPVPAEKTYRLGG
- the LOC126564294 gene encoding uncharacterized protein LOC126564294, producing the protein MATDEKATTEASRQLTALETAVREIFVEASSGKLDPAMASVKEAIFNSLWQDGNAKLLRLEALTGPNPRRGTFTEAYAKAKCALVKLRGFDSPSPRRDARNSGNETRPSSSDRARVAFLGHFRQLLEIPKMATASENGLMRIIDVIETSIASAKQIAGTTDQRATAVEDGLLVSIVLGKLDEGTTERITRRLDAQSIPTWKKLRGELDRLSNQLYYEPKKKEVVRVHTNSAPARPARTALSATVQPVLAKQDAIASSRPINATQPATVNDKYTGTRRCYAFDKTGHVGTLCPKLRVRSACQRVNFVMDQRKCVNCLSRQHPASKCPSEKRCQVCSKKHHTLLHAADDVYIK